A segment of the Methanothermococcus thermolithotrophicus DSM 2095 genome:
CCTTTTTGATACGTGGCCCTCCCAACAAATCCGATTAATGGAGTATCAAGACCATCTTCAAGATTTCCATATATTTCTACATCTGTTCCAGTAATTTTGGTTTTATCCATATTATTCCAATCTTCAACATATCTTGTTAAACATTCAGAGTTATAAAACCATGCGAACTTTATTTTGGGTTTTATAGCATGTGCATCTTCTGAGCTATAGTTACTTATAAATGCGTATTTTCTAGGGTCCAACTTTCCATCACTCAAATTAATCATCCTTTCTATCATACTAGAAGGACCATGAGATTCAAAATCTATTCCATTAATAATACCATGAAAAGGTTTTATACTACTCTGTTTGTTTATGAGCTCAATGGATTTTATTTCTTCTGCATGGGTTGGACTCACAGTATTAAAAGCATTACTAAAGTAAATACCGAGCTCTAAATATGTCATTACATGCCCCTTATAGTTCCTGACCGGCCCCCTGAAAGCTTCGTTGTGTATCGTCATAGTAGTTGGTAGATTGAGTTTTTCGTGGCATTTTGCTACAGCAAGCCCACATGGCCAATCATGCCCTGAAACACAATCTATATCATCAAAATTACTCAAATAACTTACGACCAAGTCTGCAAATAGATCATATTTTACAGGATCCCAAGTATCTAATTCGTTAAAATTTTTGTTACTAAATGCAATTATATCCAAACCAGTAATTGGATGTTTTACCTTTATCACGTCAAATTTAAACTTGCTCCCTTGATACTTAATATTTAATTCAGTTACTTTTTCATTTGGTAGGTTTGAAATCTTATTTTGATGGTCAAAAGTTATACTAACTACTTCATTCCCAATTGACTTTAGAAATTTTGGCAAATATTGTAACACTTCACCTAAACCCCCAATTGATGTCAAAGGTGCTATGGTAGGCATTAATATTGCTATTTTCACAAAACCACTCCCCTTAGATTTAATATATATACTAGTAATATATGTAAATATTATATATAAAATAATATTAACCCGATATTCGACGACAGGGCAATATAATTAAGAGTTGTGAAAAAATGAAAATAGCCATGGTAACTTGGGAATATCCTCCAATCATGGTGG
Coding sequences within it:
- a CDS encoding glycogen synthase; translated protein: MKIAILMPTIAPLTSIGGLGEVLQYLPKFLKSIGNEVVSITFDHQNKISNLPNEKVTELNIKYQGSKFKFDVIKVKHPITGLDIIAFSNKNFNELDTWDPVKYDLFADLVVSYLSNFDDIDCVSGHDWPCGLAVAKCHEKLNLPTTMTIHNEAFRGPVRNYKGHVMTYLELGIYFSNAFNTVSPTHAEEIKSIELINKQSSIKPFHGIINGIDFESHGPSSMIERMINLSDGKLDPRKYAFISNYSSEDAHAIKPKIKFAWFYNSECLTRYVEDWNNMDKTKITGTDVEIYGNLEDGLDTPLIGFVGRATYQKGFDLIFQALPEILDEHDIRFVMLSKGEKRIEEGMKDLAESYPGKVISMVGFCPPLTSLVYAGSDWTIVPSLWEPCGLIQMESMAYCTPVVARETGGLKDTVISLNPDPHNDPNFDVATGVLFKDYDKNGLKWGIEHALNWTFYKLGEICLFINYNHVNCPKSPYDTNAPLSLMMKNCYYHAYRNLSWQNNDSADKYKALFGGAIYKHYF